Proteins co-encoded in one Stomoxys calcitrans chromosome 5, idStoCalc2.1, whole genome shotgun sequence genomic window:
- the LOC131997977 gene encoding uncharacterized protein LOC131997977, with the protein MRQMKYPSNVKTNADDNERQERRGHSMFTISNTSLNDIINDEVTYATVFNMDIVKAVTQLRKKIQTFGKIISKLSGAASEPSHLNHSPTLTPPPSPPPPTPKHHHRHNQLATKAYKQRHHHHQQQQHLQQQLYHSLF; encoded by the exons ATGCGGCAAATGAAATATCCTTCGAATGTTAAGACAAACGCTGATGATAATGAGAGACAAGAACGCAGAGGACATTCAATGTTTACGATTTCCAAT ACAAGTTTGAACGACATCATTAACGATGAGGTAACGTATGCGACTGTTTTCAACATGGACATTGTGAAGGCAGTTACGCAACTGAGGAAGAAAATTCAAACTTTTGGAAAAATTATAAGCAAATTGAGTGG aGCCGCCAGCGAGCCAAGTCATTTGAATCATTCACCAACACtaacaccaccaccatcaccaccgcCACCAACCCCCAAACATCACCACCGTCATAATCAACTCGCCACCAAAGCGTATAAACAAcgtcaccaccaccaccaacaacaacaacatttacaaCAGCAGCTATACCATTCACTCTTCTAG